In Scleropages formosus chromosome 18, fSclFor1.1, whole genome shotgun sequence, one DNA window encodes the following:
- the cep192 gene encoding centrosomal protein of 192 kDa isoform X2, giving the protein MTESFRNIEDEPFPSFLSGSLGSSRVTLGNVTLASNLGIPVAASTVAKIRAGVDDRVSDIQASYLEDGQLSETNLQSSSNGKGLFALSFKDDLDDADDFIAAHRFSDMLVHVRLEEADSTAKDASSTQGLPVQPITPVRCSADHRDEISTGLITFSHLGSKELMIMKAANTLPTTLEEESDGADSDHFSGSLSSFLANEKLMSLDSMNSDGTDDDIDLHQDDELEQYFNKLVTPAMQRGRVEGQEIPTGEIIVTQEDNSCPRSAELENRYKFLEDYNQEDFQMPHVRMAATGMDSCPASDEDTGDELEETRRPSVTRTRFLLPSTSRQLVGESNHPSFRPGLEGGSSDDELPAAARNGPANTGIEFRHSAEGQVISSPVTGNGGGGGDGSSGSEEQGNDGGVSTIPLPSGSTLTPFDTVRGLGGMGVSNCTQEDDIPVSLTGLELDRASVLGHSEIEDRVGPVGTGEASSADVGPGVNRASSVNWSMTLDRQEALDAMDSTDMPTAADRLFDSVYLRNDHGQGAPPDVSSCGLLEGTQSSFHLSQVIPSCSMEEVAEAEAEDQGFHGCPSRDSALPEPSDTNSEMEAGVASLDAKYLSRSFHEEDCDDCRHHSTKDKGLHSQQGANSTHSVVYQNEEGKWVTDLAYYSSFEKEMEINFPDDVANQFQSEEFISGSNAFEKILEDQEEFEKEHQFMQEEQMVAQNSSLSFGDTSWRLPNSHILMRASQVSSDFEHGNQSYLRLSLGEFFQQRSEALGCLGSNEEDIRRPSFGYVITSPEKREPFPLIRPSDFSSCTSSLQSGTVHLSDADKTLNADLDQTSEKTEEMQKNGSLLSEAMGKKDEMDPKMQASENKMLPNLSLDSMNHSNLVLSISTIASAIANASVSADPAQLATMIMELSKRSKSSAQQAGVTSTMTARQTGSSQADQSAFLELQKNTSPKELSAFDIEKYLRKVELSGSDSEHSFSPYSFDHLCGPDASQKRSTPLQCGELPSEVSSQAKENCLNSSSTPVCKPSRTVAQSHSLPTDRRDACKSGIPRPRASCISSSAKMGRASGTVKPCGANMSSAVRLNTVLPQVSGSQKADNAISAPGPCFELSSPRDPTRGPQRSIALVTKPSARNPGSYLSTAEKHVDFDGHSPSSTESKAVTDGDGDSTPVLPATCVEETQCTFRPSTSPLTHSSPSQGFLPRTEGMPSSPTPGNGTTGRQLCDPLSPSSVCSSPSLSRLTYISINDTTCLPTPDKNKGNSSLALSTTIVRASPSPPVDQDVSVIPPRDILSQAKSLDTCSQVQNLDYQRGLDHDGIRSRSECHFHPTGQDQASDSGSNKRHSEPVVRHVTQGDSGYLSNFNLQQPFSVGQPSQQLPGAISTLPPSFSNPDLGYIPISSFKPQGTLLDQPPVVPALLAGHSVFNSQLAQQYLGNNHNLRPFHVGATTPGLCSMPTANPPLAGVQGPVSYSTPGLSAALLNQGPPHPLPLDSALGKPYGQHELGTLSIWTTGGLSEVQVSHVVVPEELKFPNACCVGIASQTTLSIFNPMERWVQVGITVSDLSIDGEKVDSLPYQWLIVKNKTIVGPKSTEEQKVLFVPPQAGVYRCIISVSSWPASAESSAAARAEVFARRVVLIAVAENPVIEVDVEGSDCLEFGDLPAGSAKALPLKLINRTHATVPIRLFISANAAAWRCFTFSKSSVAMPAEGILQTGSLTSLAATSVLNHVMHASYGDNSETFLVWVHFHAPQRYSPSSGDLGPAEEYCARVDIELDGPGSSQVIRSVPLRARSGTARVHAPKDMQIIYFMAPLGKSSMQTLPLKNAGNINVHLKLRSTDSDGCFTVKPEELILCVGEERGIDVSYHAQGTRKFRETMLTILVLPSGPQYEVMLKGEMAGEDLSKRVSPVKVTPITSMKASEVPPILSNKQFVAWGGVTLGQAVQQKLVLRNNSPSSVQHLRLLIRGQDQDCFQLQSTFGPEERLTRHREISMKPKEDVAVHLLFAPTRVACMLAKLELKQSGVCSSQPGVKFTIPLSGYGGTSNIILEDVRKLSDNYVVTLGGVAAGRVSKVCLVMRNTGSRAAFIKAVAYADLHTRTRMDSSVISLSPLQFVLKERSQEVVTLLLRATRREQGLCLSNSTLLATVCFFCGDEVSRQQFRSLLHSKPEAGRKLLSDNSLLKDVNFNEQFLGEEQVQEAYDLPRRPSDAQLFYSSMNKVVLSVLGTVETSDSGESDCVESSRPSPCRGSESDSGFGNSDRHISNISLDVLPVKGPQGPALASKEHTEPPGSWNVHPEHVVLTAPTISSTTDTRHVRIHNHSLRELRFELSWPAHCLTVTPQHGTIEPESHLQILISPNPSLATKTSMLPWTGQVYVQCDNQQKFIKVQIRQDVALDVSTGASSPIPLSALPAQAGTPIAPSSGEHPETPSRAHTEIKNRTVVFPGTLSGETSESFLEVENGGSEVRWYLSSFAPPYVKGVDSSGDVYRATYTVFRCSRVSGFLAVKEKMKIPITFLPRDGGDYAQFWDLECHPVAEPQQKSRVRFQLSGTGIKAGAATSQTVINSALVQTEAVGKARKKSEAPVIRTGQEEAQRRGVYAPQELYTFPTTRVGESCTLKTNVRNSSFNTYELKFISPREPFHIKHSKYSLRSQHYINLPVQFRPTAPGKFSGLLLIQTGTSGSLTIHLMGEAVP; this is encoded by the exons ATGACAGAGAGTTTCCGCAACATTGAGGATGAGCCGTTTCCCAGCTTCCTGTCAGGCTCCCTGGGCAGTAGCCGTGTCACACTGGGCAATGTGACTCTGGCCTCCAATCTGGGGATTCCTGTGGCAGCCTCTACCGTGGCTAAAATTAGAGCAGGAGTGGACGACAG AGTGTCTGACATTCAGGCATCATACCTTGAGGATGGTCAGCTCTCTGAAACAAACTTGCAGTCTTCAAGCAATGGAAAAGGACTGTTTGCTCTCAGCTTCAAGGATGATCT GGATGATGCTGATGACTTCATCGCTGCACATCGTTTCTCGGACATGTTGGTCCACGTACGTTTGGAGGAGGCAGACTCCACGGCTAAGGATGCGTCATCCACACAGGGGCTCCCTGTGCAGCCCATCACCCCTGTTAGATGCTCCGCAGACCACAGAGATG AAATCTCAACAGGGCTCATTACATTTTCTCATCTGGGAAGCAAAGAATTAATGATCATGAAG GCTGCAAACACCTTGCCCACCACCCTGGAAGAGGAAAGTGATGGGGCTGACAGTGATCATTTCAGTGGAAGTCTCTCCAGCTTCCTGGCCAATGAGAAGCTTATGTCTTTGGACAGCATGAACAGTGATGGCACAG ATGATGACATTGACCTACATCAGGATGATGAGCTTGAGCAGTATTTCAACAAGTTGGTCACACCTGCCATGCAGAGAGGACGAGTAGAAGGCCAGGAGATCCCAACTGGT GAGATAATTGTAACTCAAGAGGACAACTCTTGCCCAAGATCAGCAGAACTAGAAAACAGATATAAGTTTCTTGAGGACTACAATCAG GAAGACTTCCAAATGCCCCATGTACGGATGGCAGCCACAGGCATGGACTCGTGTCCAGCTAGTGATGAAGATACAGGTGACGAGTTGGAGGAGACCCGGCGACCGAGTGTCACCAGGACCAGGTTCCTTCTTCCAAGCACCTCTCGGCAGCTG GTTGGGGAAAGCAACCATCCCAGCTTCAGGCCTGGCCTGGAGGGAGGCAGCTCTGATGATgagctccctgctgctgctcgaAATGGACCTGCCAACACTGGGATTGAATTCAGGCATTCAGCTGAGGGCCAGGTTATCAGTTCACCTGTTACAG GCAATGGTGGGGGAGGTGGAGATGGCAGCAGCGGTAGTGAAGAGCAGGGTAATGATGGCGGAGTGTCCACTATCCCGCTGCCCTCTGGCAGCACCCTTACTCCATTTGACACAGTGCGGGGCCTTGGGGGCATGGGAGTAAGCAACTGCACACAGGAGGACGATATACCAGTTTCCCTAACGGGACTTGAGCTTGACCGGGCCAGTGTCCTGGGGCACAGCGAG ATAGAGGACCGTGTTGGACCAGTTGGAACGGGGGAGGCTAGTTCTGCTGATGTTGGACCAGGGGTTAATAGAGCCTCTTCAGTGAATTGGAGCATGACTCTGGACAGGCAGGAGGCCTTG GATGCTATGGACAGCACTGACATGCCCACAGCTGCTGACAGGCTCTTCGACTCTGTCTACCTGCGAAATGACCACGGACAGGGTGCACCACCTGATGTGTCCAGCTGTGGCCTTCTGGAGGGGACCCAGAGCAGCTTCCATCTGTCCCAGGTTATTCCTTCCTGCAGCATGGAGGAGGTAGCTGAAGCAGAGGCTGAAGATCAGGGGTTCCACGGGTGCCCCAGCAGAGATTCTGCCCTCCCAGAACCATCAGACACTAACAGTGAAATGGAGGCTGGTGTGGCTTCCCTGGATGCTAAATATCTCTCACGGTCCTTTCATGAGGAAGACTGTGATGACTGCAGGCACCACAGTACCAAGGACAAGGGGCTTCATTCCCAGCAAG gggcaaattccacacacagtGTAGTTTATCAAAATGAAGAGGGAAAGTGGGTGACTGACCTGGCGTACTATTCGTCATTTGAAAAGGAGATGGAAATAAATTTCCCGGATGATGTGGCAAACCAATTTCAAAGTGAAGAATTTATTTCAGGCA GtaatgcttttgaaaaaattctAGAAGATCAAGAAGAATTCGAGAAGGAACATCAATTCATGCAG gagGAGCAGATGGTTGCTCAGAACTCTAGCCTGAGCTTTGGTGACACCTCGTGGCGACTTCCCAACAGCCACATCCTTATGAGGGCATCACAGGTCTCATCAGATTTTGAGCATGGCAACCAGAGCTACCTGCGGCTGTCACTGGGGGAGTTCTTCCAGCAGAGGTCCGAGGCTTTGGGTTGTCTGGGTTCCAATGAGGAGGACATCCGGCGG CCGTCCTTTGGGTATGTCATCACTTCCCCAGAGAAGAGAGAGCCTTTTCCTCTGATCCGCCCCTCTGACTTTTCCTCCTGTACCAGCTCTCTCCAAAGTGGAACAGTTCACCTCAGTGACGCTGATAAGACTTTGAATGCAG ATTTGGACCAGACTTCTGAGAAGacagaagaaatgcaaaaaaatggtAGTCTTCTCTCAGAAGCCATGGGAAAGAAGGACGAGATG GATCCAAAGATGCAGGCTTCAGAGAATAAGATGTTGCCCAACTTGAGCCTGGATTCTATGAACCATAGCAACCTGGTGCTGAGCATTAGCACCATTGCATCTGCCATTGCAAATGCCTCTGTCAGTGCTGATCCAGCCCAGCTAGCCACCATGATCATGGAGCTGTCTAAACGGAGCAAAAGCAGTGCCCAGCAGGCTGGGGTCACTTCCACTATGACTGCAAGGCAAACTGGTTCCTCACAGGCAGACCAGAGTGCCTTCTTAGAGTTGCAAAAGAACACCTCCCCCAAAGAGCTGAGTGCCTTTGACATTGAGAAGTATTTGAGGAAAGTGGAGCTGTCTGGCAGCGACAGCGAGCATTCCTTCTCCCCATACAGCTTTGACCACCTCTGTGGCCCTGATGCCTCTCAGAAGAGATCTACACCTCTGCAGTGTGGAGAGCTTCCATCTGAGGTTTCCTCTCAAGCGAAGGAGAACTGcctcaacagcagcagcacacctgTATGCAAGCCCTCCAGAACTGTTGCTCAATCACATTCTCTCCCCACGGATAGACGTGACGCATGTAAGAGTGGCATCCCTCGGCCCAGAGCGAGCTGCATCTCGTCTTCTGCAAAAATGGGAAGGGCATCTGGAACAGTGAAGCCCTGTGGTGCCAACATGAGTTCAGCTGTCAGGCTGAACACAGTCTTGCCACAAGTCTCCGGTTCCCAAAAGGCCGACAATGCTATCTCTGCCCCAGGGCCCTGCTTTGAGCTGTCGTCCCCCAGGGATCCTACCAGAGGCCCACAGAGGAGCATTGCACTTGTTACAAAGCCATCTGCGCGGAACCCTGGATCATACCTCAGCACCGCAGAGAAGCATGTTGATTTTGATGGACATAGTCCATCTTCCACTGAGAGTAAAGCAG TTACAGATGGGGACGGGGACTCAACACCTGTGCTGCCTGCCACCtgtgtggaggaaacccagtGTACATTCAGACCCTCCACCTCACCTCTCACCCACTCTTCTCCAAGCCAGGGCTTCCTCCCCAGAACTGAAGG GATGCCATCCTCTCCCACACCTGGCAACGGCACAACAGGCAGACAACTGTGCGACCCGCTCTCACCCAGTTCAGTTTGCTCCAGCCCTAGTCTCAGCCGACTCACCTACATCTCCATAAATGACACCACTTGCTTGCCCACCCCAGACAAGAACAAG GGCAACAGCAGTTTGGCACTGAGCACCACCATTGTCCGAGCAAGTCCCTCTCCGCCTGTTGATCAGGATGTCTCTGTGATCCCCCCTAGAGACATTCTGAGTCAGGCCAAGAGCCTGGATACATGCAGCCAAGTACAGAACCTAGACTACCAACGTGGCTTGGACCATGATGGCATCCGTAGTCGCAGTGAGTGCCACTTCCACCCCACGGGCCAAGACCAAGCATCAGACAGCGGCTCAAATAAACGCCACTCAGAGCCCGTTGTACGACATGtaacccagggggattctgggTACTTGAGTAATTTTAACCTTCAGCAGCCATTTTCTGTTGGCCAGCCATCCCAGCAGTTGCCCGGTGCCATCTCAACCCTGCCTCCTTCCTTCAGCAATCCTGACCTTGGCTACATCCCAATCTCTAGCTTCAAGCCCCAGGGGACATTGTTGGACCAGCCTCCTGTGGTCCCTGCTCTCCTTGCTGGCCACTCTGTCTTCAATTCCCAGCTGGCTCAGCAGTATTTGGGGAATAATCACAACCTACGACCCTTCCACGTGGGAGCTACTACTCCTGGGTTATGCAGCATGCCCACTGCCAACCCACCTCTAGCAGGTGTCCAAGGTCCTGTGTCTTACAGCACCCCTGGCCTCTCTGCTGCATTGCTGAACCAAGGTCCACCCCACCCATTACCCTTGGATTCAGCGCTGGGAAAACCCTATGGCCAACATGAGTTGGGAACCCTTAGCATATGGACCACAGGGGGTCTCAGCGAAGTTCAAG TATCCCATGTGGTTGTGCCAGAAGAACTCAAGTTTCCCAATGCCTGCTGCGTCGGCATTGCATCCCAGACGACTCTAAGCATATTCAACCCCATGGAGCGCTGGGTGCAAGTTGGAATTACTGTGTCTGACCTCTCCATTGATGGAGAGAAG GTGGACTCACTGCCTTACCAGTGGCTGATAGTAAAGAACAAGACTATCGTTGGGCCAAAAAGTACAGAGGAGCAGAAGGTGCTGTTTGTCCCGCCTCAGGCTGGAGTGTATCGCTGCATCATCAGTGTTTCGTCCTGGCCTGCTTCGGCTGAGTCCAGTGCCGCTGCAAGGGCTGAGGTCTTTGCCAGAAGGGTGGTTCTTATTGCCGTAGCAGAGAATCCTGTCATTGAG GTGGATGTGGAGGGATCTGATTGCTTGGAGTTTGGGGACCTCCCAGCTGGCAGTGCCAAAGCCCTTCCGCTAAAGCTCATCAACAGGACACATGCCACAGTGCCTATCCGGCTCTTCATCAGTGCG aatgctgctgcctggCGATGCTTCACTTTCTCAAAGAGCTCCGTTGCCATGCCAGCAGAGGGGATACTACAGACGGGCAGTCTGACCTCTTTGGCAGCCACGTCTGTCCTGAACCATGTAATGCATGCAAGCTATGGGGAT AATTCAGAAACTTTCCTTGTGTGGGTGCACTTCCATGCTCCACAGCGATACTCCCCCAGCTCAG GGGACCTTGGGCCAGCAGAGGAGTACTGTGCCCGAGTAGACATCGAGCTGGATGGCCCTGGGTCCAGCCAGGTGATTAGGAGTGTCCCACTCAGGGCGCGATCCGGTACGGCCCGAGTACACGcccccaaagacatgcag attaTTTACTTTATGGCACCTCTGGGGAAGTCAAGTATGCAGACTCTTCCTTTGAAGAACGCAGGCAACATCAATGTCCATCTGAAGTTGAGG AGCACTGACAGTGATGGTTGCTTCACTGTGAAGCCAGAGGAGCTGATTCTCTGTGTTGGGGAGGAGCGAGGGATTGACGTGTCCTACCATGCTCAGGGCACACGGAAGTTCAGGGAGAC CATGCTTACCATCTTGGTTCTGCCCTCGGGGCCTCAGTATGAGGTCATGCTCAAAGGGGAGATGGCAGGGGAAGACCTTAGCAAGCGAGTGTCACCGGTAAAAGTGACTCCCATAACGAGTATGAAAGCCAGTGAAGTGCCCCCCATCCTGTCCAACAAGCAGTTTGTTGCCTGGGGTGGGGTCACTCTGGGCCAAGCTGT CCAGCAGAAGCTAGTCCTTCGGAACAACTCTCCTAGCTCCGTGCAACATCTCCGACTCCTGATCAGAGGTCAGGACCAGGACTGCTTCCAG ctgCAGAGTACCTTTGGACCAGAGGAGAGGCTTACTCGCCACAGGGAAATTTCTATGAAGCCCAAGGAAGATGTAGCTGTACATCTTCTTTTCGCACCAACACGTGTAGCCTGTATGCTGGCCAAATTAGAGCTCAAGCAATCTGGAGTGTGCTCCTCACAGCCAGGGGTCAAGTTCACG ATTCCATTGTCTGGTTATGGTGGGACCAGCAATATCATCCTGGAGGATGTGCGGAAGCTGTCGGACAACTATGTGGTCACCCTAGGGGGTGTGGCAGCCGGCCGGGTCAGCAAGGTTTGCCTGGTCATGCGGAACACAGGCTCACGGGCTGCCTTCATTAAGGCCGTGGCCTACGCAGAcctgcacacgcgcacacggaTGGACTCCTCTGTCATCAGCCTGTCACCACTCCAGTTTGTGCTAAAAGAGCGGAGCCAGGAG GTGGTGACACTACTGTTGAGGGCTACACGCAGGGAACAGGGCCTCTGTCTGTCCAACAGCACCTTGCTGGccactgtgtgtttcttctgtggGGATGAGGTCTCACGCCAACAGTTCAGAAG TCTACTGCACAGCAAACCTGAAGCAGGGAggaagctgctctctgacaaCAGCCTTCTGAAAGATGTCAATTTCAATGAGCAGTTTCTTGGAGAGGAGCAGGTGCAAGagg CATACGATCTTCCTCGAAGGCCCAGTGATGCACAGCTCTTCTACAGCAGTATGAACAAAGTGGTCCTGTCGGTCCTAGGGACTGTGGAAACCTCTGATTCTGGGGAGAGTGACTGTGTAGAGTCCTCGCGACCATCTCCGTGCAGGGGATCCGAGTCTGATag TGGTTTTGGGAACTCAGACCGTCATATCAGCAATATCTCCCTAGATGTGCTTCCAGTAAAAGGCCCACAGGGGCCAGCTCTGGCTTCGAAAGAGCACACTGAGCCGCCAGGTTCGTGGAATGTTCATCCTGAACATGTGGTCCTCACTGCCCCTACTATCA GCAGTACAACAGACACAAGGCACGTGAGGATCCACAACCACTCCCTGAGAGAGCTGCGCTTTGAGCTGTCCTGGCCTGCTCACTGCCTGACTGTCACACCCCAACATGGGACAATTGAACCAGA AAGCCACTTGCAAATCCTGATCAGCCCCAACCCATCTCTGGCCACCAAGACTTCCATGCTACCCTGGACTGGACAGGTATATGTCCAGTGTGACAACCAGCAGAAG TTCATCAAAGTTCAGATCCGTCAGGATGTAGCCCTGGATGTCTCGACCGGTGCTTCTTCACCCATACCGCTCTCAGCCCTGCCTGCTCAGGCTGGGACTCCGATAGCCCCAAGTAGTGGTGAACACCCCGAGACGCCCTCACGGGCTCACACTGAGATCAAGAACCGTACGGTGGTGTTCCCGGGCACGTTGTCTGGAGAGACCTCAG AATCCTTCCTGGAGGTGGAGAATGGTGGGAGTGAAGTTAGGTGGTACCTGTCGTCCTTTGCTCCACCGTATGTCAAG GGTGTTGACAGCAGTGGGGATGTTTACCGTGCTACCTACACTGTCTTCAGGTGCTCTCGTGTTTCTGGCTTCCTAGCTGTAAAGGAGAAGATGAAG ATCCCCATCACTTTCCTGCCACGTGACGGTGGTGACTATGCCCAGTTTTGGGACCTGGAGTGCCACCCTGTGGCAGAGCCTCAGCAAAAGAGTCGAGTCCGATTTCAGCTCTCCGGCACG GGCATTAAGGCCGGTGCAGCGACTAGTCAGACGGTGATCAACTCAGCGCTGGTACAGACTGAGGCTGTTGGGAAGGCCAGAAAGAAGTCAGAGGCACCGGTCATCAGGACCGG CCAGGAGGAGGCACAGCGGAGGGGGGTTTACGCCCCACAGGAGTTGTACACCTTCCCAACCACCCGAGTGGGCGAGTCCTGCACCCTGAAGACCAATGTGCGCAATAGCTCCTTCAACACATACGAG CTGAAATTCATAAGCCCTAGGGAGCCCTTCCACATCAAGCATTCCAAATATTCCTTGAG GTCCCAGCATTACATCAACCTGCCGGTCCAGTTCCGGCCCACAGCTCCTGGAAAGTTCTCAGGGCTGCTTCTAATCCAGACTGGCACCAGCGGAAGCCTCACCATCCACTTGATGGGTGAAGCTGTGCCTTGA